ATCAATGTCTTCGCGGAACAGTTCGCCATCATGGCAAGACAGCCGCAAGCCGCCCCGTGCGCGGCGTGATGCTTTTTGCCGCAGGAGGAACCATGATCCGCATCTTCAGCCATTATGTCTCGAAAACAGCATTTATCTTGCTGTTGCTGGAAATCCTGATCCTGCTGCTGTCGGCCACCCTGACATCGATGCTGTGGCTGGCGGACGGCAGCCGCGTGCTGCGCGTGGGCGAGATCTACCTGTCGTCCACGATCTTTGCGCTGGTCATCGTTTTCAGCATGAGCGCGCTGGGCATGTACCAGCACCGCTCGCGCGAAGACATCCGCAATACGCTGTTGCGCATCCTGCCGTCGTTCGCGCTGGGTTTTGCCGTACTCAGTGTGTTGATCCGTTTTATCCCTTCCTTGCATTTCGGGCGTGGCAGCGTGCTGATCTTCGGCCTGGGCGCCATCGGCGTGCTGCTGGCGCGCCTGGTGGTGTTCAAGTCGTCACAATCGACGCTGATGGAAGGCCGGCTGATCCTGGTGGGCGGCGGGGCGCTGGCGCGCGAATGCATGGACTTGGCAGCGAGCAAGAGCGGTTTCCACCAGTTTACCGTCGTCGGCTGCATCGATGTGGCGGGAGAGCAATGCTGTGTGCCGGCCTCGGCCTTGCTGCCGGCCGAACCGTCGCTGCTGGCCATGGCCCAGCGCCATGCCGCGCATGAAATCGTCGTTTCCGTCAGCGACCGGCGCAATGGCGCGTTTCCTGCCAAGCAACTACTGGAATGCGCGCTGGGTGGGGTCAAGGTGATCGACGCGGCCACGTTTTTCGAGCGCGAAGCGTGCCAGATCCGCATCGATTCATTGCAACCGAGCTATCTGATCTACGGCGGCGGCTTCGACCAGAGCTTTTTCCGCGCTAGCTCGAAGCGGATGTTCGACCTGGCGGCAAGCAGCATCATCTGCCTGGCGGCGCTGCCCGTGATGCTGGCCACGGCCCTGTGTATTCGGCTGGAAGATGGCGGCCCCGTGTTTTACCAGCAAGAGCGGGTGGGGCGCGACGGCTTGCCCTTCAACGTGCTGAAATTTCGCAGCATGCGCTGCGATGCGGAGCGCGATGGCAAACCCATCTGGGCGCTGGCCAACGATGCGCGCATCACGCGCGTGGGCAATCTGATCCGCAAGCTGCGCATCGACGAGTTGCCGCAGATGCTCAATGTGTTTCGCGGCGAGATGAGTTTTGTCGGACCACGGCCCGAACGTGCCTATTTTGTCGAGCAATTGAAGGAACAGGTGCCGTACTACAACATCCGTCACAGCATCAAGCCTGGCATCACGGGCCTGGCCCAGGTGCGCTATCAATATGGCGCTTCCGTCGACGATGCCGTCAAGAAGCTGCAATACGATTTGTATTATGTGAAAAACAATAGCCTGTTCCTCGACTTGCTGATCTTGCTCGACACGGTGCAGGTGGTGCTGTTTGGCAAAGGCAGCCGATGATGCGGGAGCAGTCGGACTGGCTGGCGGCAGCCGATGCGGCGGCGCTCAGCCATGGCCTGGCGTCGCTGGCCTTCTTCGTGCTGGCGCTGCTACTCATCAGCAACTGGCGCGCGCGGCAAAATGTGCGCGCCTTGCTCGTGGCGTGCCTGGCGACGGGTGGCTGGGCCACGGGCACGGTGGTGCTGGTGCTGCTGGGGCAACGCACCGCGCTGGCCGGCGATGCGCTCGAATTGCTGCGCACCCTGGCCTGGCTGCTGTTTTTGCTGCTGCTGATCGAACCGTCGCGGCCCCGCCTGCGCCTGGTACTGGTGGGCATCGTCCTCACGGCGCTGGCGCCCGCGTTGTCCGCGCTGGCCTCGTCGTGGCTGGCGCTGCCTTTGCCTGCGCGCATCATCGCCAGCGTCAGCCGTTTGCTGCTGGCCGTGCTGGGCATGCTGCTGGTGGAACAGTGGTACCGCAACACGCCTCCCTTGAAACGCTGGGGCATCAAGTTTGCCTGCCTGGGCGTGGGCGGCTTGTTTGCCTACGATTTTTATCTGTACAGCGATGCATTGCTGTTTCGCGCGATCAACGACGATATCTGGTCCGCGCGCGGCATCGTCGACGCCCTGTGCGCGCCGCTGCTGGCCGTGTCGGCCGCGCGCAATCCCGGCTGGGCGCTGGGCCTGTCCGTTTCGCGCCAGATGCTGTACCGCTCGGCCGCCTTGCTGGGCTCGGCGATCTATCTGCTGGCCATGGCGGCCAGCGCCTATTACTTGCGCTATTTCGGCGGCACCTGGGGTTCCTTGATGCAGATGGCATACCTGGGCGGGGCGGCCCTGCTGCTGGCGGGCGTGCTGTTTTCCGGCAGCTTGCGCGCCAAGCTCAAGGTCTATATCAATAAACATTTTTACAATGCCATCTTCGATTACCGCGAAGAATGGCTGAGATTTACGCGCGCGCTGTCCGAAGACGGGCCAGCCTTGGGCGAACGCACGATACAGGCCATGGCGCAGCTGGTGGAAAGCCGCGCCGGCGCGCTGTGGATCTTGCGCGAACAGGGGCAGTTCGCTCCCGCCGCCAGCTGGAACTGGCCGCCTGGCACGTGGAGCGAACCGGCGTCCGGCCCCCTGTGCCAGTTCCTGGAGGCAAGACTATGGGTGATCGACGTGCCCGATTGTGTGCAAAATCCGGGCCAGTATGGCGGTTTGCGCTTGCCGCCGGCACTGCTGGCGCTGCCCGATGTATGGCTGCTGGTGCCCTTGATGCTGCATGGCCAGCTGTTCGCCTTTGTGGCACTGGCGCGGCCCCGCACGCACATCAGCTTGAACTGGGAAATCCGCGACGTGCTGAAAATTGCCGGCAGCCAGGCCGCCAGCTACCTGGCCCACCGCGAATCGCTCGACACCTTGACGGTGGCGCGCCAGTTCGATTCGTTCAACCGCATGTCCACGTTTATCGTGCACGACCTCAAAAACCTCGTGTTCCAGCTGTCCTTGCTATTAAGCAATGCGGAAAAGCACCGCGCCAATCCCGCATTTCAGGAAGACATGCTGGGCACGCTCGACCATTCCGTGCAGAAAATGAAGACCTTGCTGCAGAAGCTCGCGCGCGGCGAGGCGCCGGAAGCACCGGCGCCGCTGCTGCTCGACGGCTTGCTGCGCCAGGCCGTGGCAGCCAAGGCCAGCCTGGCGCCGGCACCCCGGCTGGAAATCGTCGATGGCGAGCTGACGGTGCTGGCCAACCGCGCGCGCCTGGAACGGGTGCTGGGCCATTTGATCCAGAACGCCATCGAGGCGACGGCCAGCGATGGCACGGTGGACGTGCGGCTGCGGCGCGTACAGCATACGGCCGTGGTGGAACTCGACGATACGGGGCAGGGCATGAGCGAGCAATTCATCCGCGAGCGCCTGTTCAAGCCGTTCGACACGACCAAGACGGCGGGCATGGGCATCGGCGTGTTTGAAAGCCGCGAATACCTGCGCGAAGTGGGCGGCAGCCTGGAAGTGCGCAGCGAGCCGCAAGTAGGCACGACGTTTCGCATGATCTTGCCGCTGTATGCGGCCATGGGGTCTGACCCGCCGGGTCATACCCCAGATTTCCGCTGTTCTACCCGTTGACTGGAGTGCATACGCATGGCGAAACAAAAACTGCTGGTCATCGAAGACGATCCCGGCCTGCAAAAGCAGCTGCACTGGAGTTTTGACGGCTATGACGTCTTGCTGGCGGGCGAGCGCGAAACGGCGCTGGCGCTGGTGCGGCGCCACCAGCCGGCCGTGGTGACGATGGACCTGGGCTTGCCGCCCGACCCGGACGGCGCCACGGAAGGGCTGGCCACCCTGCAGCAGATCCTTGCGCTGGCGCCGGACACGAAAGTCATCATCCTCTCGGGCAACCAGGAACGCGCGCATGCCTTGAAAGCGATTGCCCTGGGCGCCTATGATTTCCACCAGAAACCGTTTGACGCCGACATGCTGGGCCTGGTGATCGCCCGCGCGTTCTACTTGCACGCGATGCAACAGGAAAACCGGCGCATGCTGCAGACGCAGGCCGACTCGCCGCTGGCGGGCATCGTCAGCCGCGACCCCGGCATGCTGAAACTGTGCCGCAGTGTGGAAAAAGTGGCGCCCTCGTCGGCCAGCGTCATGCTGCTGGGCGACTCGGGCAGCGGCAAGGAATTGATTGCGCGGGGCTTGCATGCGCTGTCGAGCCGCCACGCGCAGCGCTTCATCGCCATCAATTGCGCGGCGATTCCCGAAAACCTGCTGGAAAGCGAGCTCTTCGGCTACGAGCGGGGGGCATTTACGGGCGCGGCGCGGCAAACCCTGGGCAAGATCGAGCTGGCCCACGGCGGCACCTTCTTTCTCGACGAGGTCGGCGACATGCCGATGGCCTTGCAGGCGAAATTGTTGCGCTTTTTGCAGGAAAGAGTCATCGAAAGGGTGGGCGGGCGCGCCGAGATCGCCGTCGATGTGCGCATCGTCTGCGCCACGCACCAGGATCTGAAGGTGCTGGCGGAACAGGGGCGTTTCCGCGAAGACCTGTTTTACCGGCTCAGCGAAATCGTCTTGCGCATTCCGCCGCTGCGCGAGCGGGCCGGCGATGCGGCCTTGCTGGCCCACCATTTCAAGAACAAGTTCTGCGCCAGCGAAGGACGCAGCAACCTGCATTTCAGCGCCGGTGCGCTGCAGCTGATCGAAAGCTATGGCTGGCCCGGCAATGTGCGCGAGGTGGAAAACTGCATCAAGCGCGCCGTCATCATGAGCGACGGGCCGCAGATCGCCGCCGACGACCTGGGCTTGCCGGCCAGCGCCCAGGCGGCGCCCGCGGACGAGGCCATCAATCTGCGCCAGGCCCGCGAAGCGGCCGAATACAAGGTGATGGTGCGCGCGCTGGCGCGGGCCGACGGCAATATCGCCAAGGCAGCCGAACTGCTGGGCGTGAGCCGGCCCACCCTGTACGACTTGATGGGCCATCACGGCATCAAGTCGCAGGTGAATAGCTGAGTGTATTAAAAATCAAGATTGTGTAAGGCGTCGCACATACGCTGGCGCCGCCGTGGCGCATCCTTGTCTCATCCACAACAAGGAGGCGCCATGAACGCAATCACATTATTGATGCAGGACCACAAGGCCGTCAAAGCCCTGTTTGCCCAGTATGAAGGCTTGAGCGACCGCTCATTTGCCACGAAGAAAAAGCTGGCCGACCAGATCTGCCAGGAACTCACCGTGCATACGCAGATCGAAGAAGAAATCTTCTACCCGGCCGTGCGTCGTCCCATCCACGACGGCGACCTGATGGATGAAGCCCTCGTCGAGCACGCGAGCGCCAAGGAGCTCATCGCGCAGATCGCCGCCATGGACCCGGCCGACGACCTGTACGACGCCAAGGTCAAGGTGCTGTCCGAGCAGATCGAGCATCACGTCAAGGAAGAAGAGGGCGACATGTTTCCCAAGGTGCGTGATACGGCCGTCGATCTCGACGCGCTGGGCCAGGAAATGGCCGCGCGCAAGGAGCAGCTGACGGGCGTGCCCGCTTGAGCGGCTTACAAAATCAACAAGCAAGGGAGAATTCCATGCAAGCTACACAACTGTCCGCGTCGGACCTGAACAATCCGGGCGTGTCCTGGGGCGCCGTGCTGGCGGGCGCTGCCGCTGCGGCCGCCTTGTCCTTCATCCTGCTGATCCTCGGCGTGGGCCTGGGCCTGTCGTCCGTGTCGCCCTGGTCGTTCAATGCGACGGCCATCGGCGTGTCGACCATCGCCTGGCTGGCCTTCATGCAACTGGCCGCGTCCGGCATCGGCGGCTACATGGCGGGCCGGCTGCGCGTGAAATGGAGCGCCATCCACACGGATGAAGTGCATTTCCGCGATACGGCGCACGGCTTGCTGGCCTGGGCCGTGGCCACCCTGATCACCGTGGCCGTGCTGGCCGG
Above is a genomic segment from Janthinobacterium sp. 64 containing:
- the prsR gene encoding PEP-CTERM-box response regulator transcription factor encodes the protein MAKQKLLVIEDDPGLQKQLHWSFDGYDVLLAGERETALALVRRHQPAVVTMDLGLPPDPDGATEGLATLQQILALAPDTKVIILSGNQERAHALKAIALGAYDFHQKPFDADMLGLVIARAFYLHAMQQENRRMLQTQADSPLAGIVSRDPGMLKLCRSVEKVAPSSASVMLLGDSGSGKELIARGLHALSSRHAQRFIAINCAAIPENLLESELFGYERGAFTGAARQTLGKIELAHGGTFFLDEVGDMPMALQAKLLRFLQERVIERVGGRAEIAVDVRIVCATHQDLKVLAEQGRFREDLFYRLSEIVLRIPPLRERAGDAALLAHHFKNKFCASEGRSNLHFSAGALQLIESYGWPGNVREVENCIKRAVIMSDGPQIAADDLGLPASAQAAPADEAINLRQAREAAEYKVMVRALARADGNIAKAAELLGVSRPTLYDLMGHHGIKSQVNS
- a CDS encoding hemerythrin domain-containing protein, with protein sequence MNAITLLMQDHKAVKALFAQYEGLSDRSFATKKKLADQICQELTVHTQIEEEIFYPAVRRPIHDGDLMDEALVEHASAKELIAQIAAMDPADDLYDAKVKVLSEQIEHHVKEEEGDMFPKVRDTAVDLDALGQEMAARKEQLTGVPA
- a CDS encoding TIGR03013 family XrtA/PEP-CTERM system glycosyltransferase; translated protein: MIRIFSHYVSKTAFILLLLEILILLLSATLTSMLWLADGSRVLRVGEIYLSSTIFALVIVFSMSALGMYQHRSREDIRNTLLRILPSFALGFAVLSVLIRFIPSLHFGRGSVLIFGLGAIGVLLARLVVFKSSQSTLMEGRLILVGGGALARECMDLAASKSGFHQFTVVGCIDVAGEQCCVPASALLPAEPSLLAMAQRHAAHEIVVSVSDRRNGAFPAKQLLECALGGVKVIDAATFFEREACQIRIDSLQPSYLIYGGGFDQSFFRASSKRMFDLAASSIICLAALPVMLATALCIRLEDGGPVFYQQERVGRDGLPFNVLKFRSMRCDAERDGKPIWALANDARITRVGNLIRKLRIDELPQMLNVFRGEMSFVGPRPERAYFVEQLKEQVPYYNIRHSIKPGITGLAQVRYQYGASVDDAVKKLQYDLYYVKNNSLFLDLLILLDTVQVVLFGKGSR
- the prsK gene encoding XrtA/PEP-CTERM system histidine kinase PrsK; this encodes MMREQSDWLAAADAAALSHGLASLAFFVLALLLISNWRARQNVRALLVACLATGGWATGTVVLVLLGQRTALAGDALELLRTLAWLLFLLLLIEPSRPRLRLVLVGIVLTALAPALSALASSWLALPLPARIIASVSRLLLAVLGMLLVEQWYRNTPPLKRWGIKFACLGVGGLFAYDFYLYSDALLFRAINDDIWSARGIVDALCAPLLAVSAARNPGWALGLSVSRQMLYRSAALLGSAIYLLAMAASAYYLRYFGGTWGSLMQMAYLGGAALLLAGVLFSGSLRAKLKVYINKHFYNAIFDYREEWLRFTRALSEDGPALGERTIQAMAQLVESRAGALWILREQGQFAPAASWNWPPGTWSEPASGPLCQFLEARLWVIDVPDCVQNPGQYGGLRLPPALLALPDVWLLVPLMLHGQLFAFVALARPRTHISLNWEIRDVLKIAGSQAASYLAHRESLDTLTVARQFDSFNRMSTFIVHDLKNLVFQLSLLLSNAEKHRANPAFQEDMLGTLDHSVQKMKTLLQKLARGEAPEAPAPLLLDGLLRQAVAAKASLAPAPRLEIVDGELTVLANRARLERVLGHLIQNAIEATASDGTVDVRLRRVQHTAVVELDDTGQGMSEQFIRERLFKPFDTTKTAGMGIGVFESREYLREVGGSLEVRSEPQVGTTFRMILPLYAAMGSDPPGHTPDFRCSTR